From Bordetella flabilis, the proteins below share one genomic window:
- a CDS encoding NAD-dependent succinate-semialdehyde dehydrogenase, giving the protein MRRDITPAAERHDSPALHAQGLYIGGEWLPGSGIPVVDPATGEVLADVADAGVADALRAVDAADAAAAGWRATPARQRADILRRWFQLMTDHAEELARLISLENGKALPDARGEVAYAAEFFRWYAEEAVRIQGEFRHAPSGANHILVDHEPIGIALLITPWNFPAAMATRKIGPALAAGCTVILKPASETPLTAYAMARLGAQAGVPPGVVNVLTTTQPAAVSNAMLADPRVRKLSFTGSTQVGRVLLAEAAKTVVSCSMELGGNAPFLVFDDADLEAALDGAIIAKMRNAGEACTAANRFYVQSDIHDAFVAGLTKRMAALRVGSGLAEATQVGPMITANAVSKIDRLVSGAIAQGARVHTGGKPLPGSGYFYPPTVLDNVPLDAEIAHAEIFGPVASVYRFKTEAEAIQLANHTEYGLAAYIYSGDLSRALRVGRAIESGMIAINRGIMSDPAAPFGGVKQSGLGREGGLTGVLEFMEPKYFAVDF; this is encoded by the coding sequence ATGAGACGGGATATCACGCCAGCGGCCGAGCGCCATGACTCCCCTGCACTTCATGCGCAGGGTCTTTATATCGGCGGCGAATGGCTACCCGGCAGCGGCATCCCGGTCGTGGACCCGGCCACCGGAGAGGTGCTGGCCGACGTTGCCGACGCCGGCGTCGCGGACGCATTGCGCGCGGTCGATGCCGCCGACGCGGCAGCCGCGGGCTGGCGTGCCACGCCTGCTCGCCAGCGGGCCGACATCCTGCGGCGCTGGTTCCAGCTGATGACCGACCATGCCGAGGAACTGGCGCGCCTGATTTCGCTGGAAAACGGCAAGGCCCTTCCCGACGCTCGGGGCGAGGTCGCCTATGCCGCCGAGTTCTTCCGTTGGTATGCGGAAGAGGCCGTGCGCATCCAGGGCGAATTCCGCCATGCGCCTTCCGGCGCCAACCATATTCTCGTCGACCACGAGCCCATCGGGATCGCGCTGCTGATCACGCCGTGGAATTTCCCGGCCGCCATGGCCACGCGAAAGATCGGCCCTGCGTTGGCGGCGGGCTGCACGGTAATACTGAAACCGGCGTCCGAAACTCCGTTGACCGCCTATGCGATGGCGCGGCTTGGCGCGCAGGCGGGCGTGCCGCCCGGCGTGGTGAACGTACTGACCACCACGCAACCCGCTGCCGTTTCCAACGCCATGCTGGCCGATCCACGCGTGCGCAAGCTTTCTTTCACGGGGTCGACCCAGGTCGGCCGCGTATTGCTCGCCGAGGCGGCAAAGACCGTGGTTTCGTGCTCGATGGAACTGGGAGGCAACGCGCCATTCCTGGTGTTCGACGACGCGGATCTGGAAGCAGCCCTGGACGGCGCGATCATCGCCAAAATGCGCAACGCGGGTGAAGCCTGTACCGCGGCCAACCGCTTCTACGTCCAATCGGACATACACGACGCCTTTGTCGCCGGGCTGACGAAGCGGATGGCGGCGCTTCGGGTCGGTTCCGGCCTCGCGGAAGCAACCCAGGTGGGGCCAATGATCACGGCCAACGCCGTATCGAAGATCGACCGCCTGGTCTCGGGAGCGATCGCACAGGGCGCTCGCGTGCATACAGGTGGAAAACCGCTGCCGGGCAGCGGTTACTTCTACCCGCCCACGGTCCTGGACAATGTGCCCCTGGACGCGGAGATCGCGCATGCGGAGATCTTCGGACCCGTTGCGAGCGTCTATCGTTTCAAGACGGAGGCCGAAGCGATCCAGCTGGCGAACCATACGGAGTATGGACTGGCTGCATATATCTATTCCGGCGATCTGTCGCGCGCGCTGCGCGTCGGCCGGGCGATCGAAAGCGGCATGATAGCGATCAACCGCGGGATAATGTCCGATCCCGCCGCGCCGTTCGGCGGCGTCAAGCAAAGCGGGCTCGGGCGCGAAGGTGGCCTGACCGGCGTGCTCGAATTCATGGAGCCGAAGTATTTCGCGGTGGACTTTTGA
- a CDS encoding LysR substrate-binding domain-containing protein, producing MLNVRHLEIFRTVVQTGSVSAAGRMLYISQPAVTKTLRLLEGELGLTLFQRVKGRLVCTPEADALMPEVERLFGSVESVRQAALEIRQGVRGRITVASVSTLSMSVVAQAVHVFHQRHPQVQFDVRALPTRHVIEYVGTSQVDMGIVDVPTPATSLEVEEICKSEVVCVLHRDHPLARHARLTPELLAAWPIITFADDTFTGFRLREAFRDCGVAYETALVSNSTGTLCAMVEALNAIALVDHFILMTSAFPQLVMRRFHPRIDMRPRFLFSPMRPRSAIVAQFADEIRTAARRAVRRLGRTD from the coding sequence ATGCTCAATGTGCGCCACCTGGAAATCTTCCGCACCGTGGTCCAGACCGGATCCGTATCCGCCGCGGGGCGCATGCTGTATATCTCGCAGCCGGCGGTGACCAAGACGCTGCGCCTGCTGGAAGGCGAATTGGGCCTGACGCTGTTCCAGCGCGTGAAGGGACGGCTGGTGTGTACCCCCGAGGCCGACGCCTTGATGCCGGAGGTCGAACGCCTGTTCGGTAGCGTGGAATCGGTGCGTCAGGCGGCGCTGGAGATCCGGCAGGGCGTGCGGGGCCGTATTACCGTGGCTTCGGTATCCACGCTATCGATGTCCGTGGTGGCCCAGGCGGTACACGTGTTCCACCAACGGCATCCGCAAGTGCAGTTCGACGTGCGGGCGCTGCCCACCCGCCATGTAATCGAGTACGTGGGGACCAGTCAGGTCGACATGGGCATCGTGGATGTGCCGACGCCGGCGACCTCGCTGGAAGTGGAGGAGATCTGCAAGAGCGAAGTCGTGTGCGTCCTGCATCGCGATCATCCCCTGGCACGGCATGCCAGGCTGACCCCCGAGCTGCTGGCCGCCTGGCCTATCATCACCTTCGCCGACGATACCTTCACCGGGTTCCGTCTGCGGGAAGCATTTCGCGATTGCGGCGTGGCCTACGAGACCGCGCTGGTGTCCAACAGCACCGGAACGCTATGCGCGATGGTGGAGGCACTGAATGCGATCGCGCTCGTCGACCATTTCATCCTGATGACCTCGGCTTTTCCGCAACTGGTGATGCGGCGCTTTCATCCCCGCATCGACATGCGGCCACGCTTCCTGTTTTCGCCGATGCGACCGCGCTCGGCCATCGTTGCGCAGTTCGCCGACGAGATTCGGACGGCGGCGCGCCGGGCGGTGCGGCGCCTCGGACGGACGGATTAG
- a CDS encoding alpha/beta hydrolase, which yields MAQDLYRNRDFIPDFDAIIAETAARSREFAKRVDMRRDVSYGPGARERMDIVFPPRIAKGAPLHVFIHGGYWRSGNKDDHWLVAAPVLAAGGIAALVTYDLMPDTRLAAIVAQVRAAVRHLVAMAPDLGADATRLTASGHSAGAHLASYLAAIGTEESSLPDLPALRGLLLVSGIYDLTDIPGSFLKSEAKMTPAEASAWSPLASRQLHGPRRIVMVSERDTAPFHTQGRQLASLLGRTVHDGQFRVEAGLNHLTVVLALGDPESPSGRCLADLVAN from the coding sequence ATGGCCCAGGACCTCTATCGCAACCGTGACTTCATCCCGGATTTCGACGCGATCATCGCCGAGACGGCCGCGCGGTCCCGGGAATTCGCCAAGCGGGTCGATATGCGACGGGACGTGTCCTACGGTCCAGGCGCGCGCGAACGGATGGACATCGTTTTCCCGCCCCGTATCGCGAAGGGCGCTCCGCTCCATGTGTTCATCCACGGCGGCTATTGGCGTTCGGGCAACAAGGATGATCACTGGCTGGTCGCCGCGCCCGTGCTGGCCGCGGGCGGTATTGCCGCCCTTGTCACCTACGACCTGATGCCCGACACAAGGCTGGCCGCTATCGTCGCGCAGGTCCGCGCGGCCGTCCGGCATTTGGTCGCGATGGCGCCGGACCTGGGGGCCGACGCCACGCGACTCACTGCCAGCGGCCATTCGGCGGGAGCGCACCTGGCCAGCTACCTGGCCGCGATCGGGACGGAAGAAAGCTCTCTGCCCGATCTGCCCGCGCTGCGCGGGCTGCTGCTGGTCAGCGGCATTTACGACCTGACAGACATCCCGGGCAGTTTCCTGAAGAGCGAAGCGAAGATGACCCCAGCCGAGGCGTCGGCATGGTCGCCCCTTGCCTCCCGCCAGCTTCATGGCCCGCGGCGTATCGTGATGGTCAGTGAAAGGGATACAGCGCCGTTCCACACGCAGGGTCGACAGTTGGCTTCATTGTTGGGGCGCACGGTTCATGACGGACAGTTCCGGGTCGAGGCCGGTCTGAACCATCTCACGGTAGTCCTTGCATTGGGCGACCCCGAGAGCCCTTCGGGCCGTTGTCTCGCGGACCTCGTGGCAAATTGA
- a CDS encoding iron-containing alcohol dehydrogenase, giving the protein MRGLLMMQFGAMRSPRELIFGAGQRAALGAVAKRLGRRALVVTDQRLAADPDFQAMAADLERTGLAVRIESGTLPDVPVEATILAADAARDFAADVVIGVGGGSCLDMAKCMALLLSHGGRPQDYYGELKVPGPILPMIAVPTTAGTGSEVTPVAVLSDNERALKVGISSPYLIPTAAICDPELTLTCPSALTAIAGADALTHAIEALTATRRELTPGLTQDRVFIGKNALSDQFALTAISLLWQGLEAACTDGNNLAARSQVMQGATFAGLAFGVAGTAAAHAIQYPVGALTHTAHGAGVACLMPWVMEWNRPVIGAELAQMAAIMGLADSAAVIPAIAALFARIGIPSTLAQLGLDENQLEWVADQACGIERLIHNNPRPLDRDDMRKLLAASFSGAADTIEQGGMESK; this is encoded by the coding sequence ATGAGGGGACTGTTGATGATGCAATTCGGCGCGATGAGATCGCCACGCGAATTGATATTCGGCGCTGGGCAGCGCGCGGCGCTGGGCGCCGTGGCAAAGCGGCTGGGACGGCGGGCGCTGGTGGTCACGGATCAGCGCCTTGCCGCGGACCCGGATTTCCAGGCCATGGCCGCGGACCTGGAGAGAACTGGCCTGGCAGTACGGATTGAAAGTGGCACCCTGCCCGACGTGCCGGTGGAAGCCACCATCCTGGCTGCCGACGCTGCCCGCGATTTCGCCGCGGACGTCGTCATCGGCGTCGGGGGCGGTTCGTGCCTGGACATGGCCAAATGCATGGCGTTGCTGCTGTCCCATGGCGGCCGACCGCAGGATTACTACGGCGAGTTGAAGGTGCCGGGTCCGATCCTGCCGATGATCGCGGTGCCGACCACCGCCGGTACGGGCTCCGAGGTCACGCCTGTCGCCGTCCTGTCGGACAACGAGCGCGCGCTCAAAGTCGGCATTTCCAGCCCGTATCTGATTCCAACGGCGGCAATCTGCGACCCCGAGCTGACGTTGACGTGTCCGTCGGCGCTGACCGCCATCGCGGGCGCCGACGCGCTGACTCATGCCATCGAGGCATTAACCGCTACTCGCCGCGAGCTGACTCCCGGCCTGACGCAAGACCGGGTGTTCATCGGAAAGAATGCCTTGTCGGATCAGTTTGCGCTGACCGCGATTTCGCTGCTATGGCAAGGGCTGGAGGCTGCATGCACGGACGGCAACAACCTCGCGGCGCGGTCGCAGGTGATGCAGGGTGCGACATTCGCAGGACTGGCTTTTGGCGTGGCGGGCACGGCCGCGGCCCATGCGATCCAATATCCCGTCGGCGCGTTGACCCACACCGCGCATGGCGCGGGCGTGGCGTGCCTGATGCCGTGGGTCATGGAATGGAACCGGCCCGTGATCGGTGCCGAACTGGCGCAAATGGCCGCGATCATGGGTCTGGCCGACAGCGCCGCCGTGATTCCTGCCATCGCGGCCTTGTTCGCCCGCATCGGGATTCCGTCCACGCTGGCCCAGCTGGGGCTGGACGAAAATCAACTGGAATGGGTCGCCGACCAAGCTTGCGGCATCGAGCGGCTGATCCACAACAACCCCCGCCCGCTTGACCGCGACGACATGCGGAAACTTCTGGCTGCCTCTTTTTCGGGCGCGGCCGACACAATCGAACAAGGTGGAATGGAGAGCAAATGA